CGGTAATCTTGTCAGCTGGATAGCCTGTCACTCGTAGACGACGAGCGATTTCAGAATGGCGAACACCGCCAGCGTTGATTTCAGGAATGTCCATCTCAGTGATTTGTTCAAAATCAGCATCCCAGATCCAGCTGGTATCAATTCCATCTGCATAGTTGGCATTTAGGAGAACAGATAGACTAAATGGATAAGGTGCTAGTTTAATCATTTCGATAGCTTGGGTCGCACCGACTGGATTTTTAATCAAGACGAGGGTGCATTCCTTGTCACCGATATGGAAGGTTTCCTGACGACCAAAGACAGCACGGCTCTTATCAAATCCTTGCTTGATTAGTTGTGAATCTGCACCAAGGAAACGGGCGATGGCAACTGCAGCTAAGGCGTTGTAGATATTGTAGAGACCACCGATTTGAATGCCATATTCTTGTCCGTCAATGACAAAGCGAGAGCGATTGTTGGTCAACTCAACCAAGTCTGTCAAGCGATAGTCTAAATCAGGACGTTTACATCCACAACCTTCACAGATATAGGCACCCAAGTTTGCATAGGTATTGTGCTCGTATTTGAGGATACCTTGGCAGTCAGGACAGAGAATTCCTTCGGTATTGTAGTGAGCTTCTCGAGCGGGTCCTTTTTCTAAGTCAAACCCAAAATACTGCACATGATTTGGAATATCCGGTTTGTAGAAAAGTGGACTGTCTCCATTAAGGAGAACAGTGGCAGTAGGTACCTTACGAATAGCATCCAAAATCATCTTGTAAGTTGTGTAAATTTCACCATAGCGGTCCATCTGGTCACGGAAGATATTCGTGATGACAAAAAGGCTTGGCTGGATATAGTCACAGATACGAGATAGACTGGCTTCATCGATTTCTAGAACGGCAATATTTTTCCCAGTTTTAGAAGATTTGGCTGTTAAGAAGGTTGTCGCAATTCCTGTAATCATGTTGGCACCGCTTGGGTTGGTCAGAACTTGACCATAAACTTCTTTTAAAATGCCGACAGTGAGGGCAGTTGTCAAGGTTTTTCCATTGGTTCCAGTGACCACGACAATCTCGTAGTTCTTAGCTAGGTTTTGTAAAATATCTTTATCAAATTGAAGGGCAAGTTTTCCTGGGAGCGTACTTCCACGGCCAAGACGGCTTAAAATGAAGTGGGAAGAACGCCCAGCAAGAAGGCCCAAAGTAGTTTTTAATTTCATGTTTCTATTATATCATAAAAGAAGGAAAAGACAGATTTGAGGTTCCGCAGAAGTAAAAACAGCCCAAAGAGGGCTGTCAGTTAAGATGAGATTGCAACTTAAATCGCAAACAAGTCATTCAAGTTCTCAGCCAAGGTTGGGTGAGTGAAGATTTGTTTTGTAAAGTAAGTGTAAGGAATCTTGTTGTCCATAGCAACAGTAATGATGTTGATGATTTCTTGAGATCCTTCTGAGAAGATGCTTGCTCCAAGAATTTCTTTTGTTTCAGTATTAACCACAGCTTTGAAGGCTCCGCGAAGGTCTCCGTTCACGTGACCACGAGGCATGGCTGCAACAGGAATTTCCTTAACGGCGTATGGAAGTTTCAAATCAGCTGCTTGGCTTTCAGTCAAACCGACTTGTGAAAGGGCAGGTGTGATAAACATGGTGTTTGGTACATTGAGACGATCTTCAAGCGTGTAGCTGCCATCTCCAGCAAGGTAGCTGTAAACAACACGGAAGTCATCAAGTGAAATGTAAGTAAATTGAAGGCCACCGTTGACATCTCCAACTGCAAAGACACCAGGAACGTTTGTTTGACAATGTTTGTCTACTTTAATAGCACCACGTTCAGTTAGTTCAATATCTGTATTTTCAAGTTGAAGTGGTTCTACGTTTGGTTTACGTCCTGTTGCGTAGAGAAGGGCATCGAAACGGTAAGTTTCGTTTTCAGTCACAACGAGCACTTGGTCACCGTCGTTTTTGATTTCAGTAGTACGGATATTTTGAAGCAATTCAATACCGTCTTCTTCCATGTATTGTTTAGCAAGAGCTGCGATGGAAGGTTCTGCACGAGGAAGGAAAGTATCCAAGGCATCTAGGACTGTAACCTTGCTTCCAAGTTTGTTGTATAGGCCGGCAAATTCAAGACCGATATTTCCACCACCAAGGACTCCAAGGTTTTCAGGTAATTTGTCCAAGTTTTGGATACCTGTTGAGTCAAAGACGTTTTTGCTTGTAGCAAGTCCAGGGATTGGCAAGACGTTTGAAACAGCACCAGTGTTGATGACGATTGTTTCAGCAGTCAGTTCTTTCTTTTCATCACCAGCTTGGATTTCGATGACTTTATTTGAAAGGAAGTGAGCTTCCGCATCAAAGATATCGACGCCTGTACCAGCAACAGTCGCATAGTTTTTACCGTTGAGGCGACTAGTGATAGTGTTTTTGGTAGCAATCACTTCTTCAAAAGACAAGTCTTTCTCAGCAGCAACCAGCAAAGTTTTAGTTGGGATACAACCGATGTTGATACAAGTTCCACCGTACATAGCTTTGCTACGTTCAACGAGGGCAACTTTTTTACCAGCTGAAGCCAATTTACCTGCTAGTGTTTTACCAGCTTTACCAAATCCGATAACGATTAAATCATAAGTTAACATTTAGAGTTCCTCCTATTCGAATTTCATTCTAGCATAAGAAAAAAACTTTTGCACAATTCTGCTACGCTTTAAAAAAGTTTATGAAATAGTGGAAATTTCATCCTTATTTTCTCTGAAAAATCGTTTACATGAGTTTATCGATAGATTGGGCTATCTTTTGCTTCTCTCTTGTGTTATACTAGATAGGTTGCAAAGAAAACAGTACTTTTCTTTTGTGGAAAAGAAGCAACACGATTTTATATCCAGTATATGAAAATACGTCATAAAAAGAAAAGTATAAACTAAGCCCTATAGGGTGGCTTCGCACCACCTTTAGAAAGAAGAATATCGTGAAATTTAATGAATTAAACTTGTCTGCTGATTTGCTAGCAGAGATTGAAAAAGCTGGTTTTGTAGAAGCCAGTCCGATCCAAGAACAAACCATTCCCTTGGCCCTTGAAGGTAAGGACGTTATCGGTCAAGCTCAGACTGGTACAGGAAAAACTGCAGCCTTTGGCTTGCCTACCCTTGAAAAAATTCGTACAGAAGAAGCGACCATCCAAGCTTTGGTTATCGCTCCAACTCGTGAACTAGCTGTCCAAAGTCAAGAAGAACTCTTCCGCTTTGGTCGTAGTAAGGGAGTCAAAGTTCGCTCAGTATATGGCGGATCAAGCATTGAAAAACAAATTAAGGCTTTAAAATCTGGTGCCCATATCGTGGTGGGAACTCCAGGTCGTCTCTTGGACTTGATTAAACGCAAGGCTTTGAAATTACAAGATATTGAAACTCTTATCCTTGACGAAGCGGATGAAATGCTCAACATGGGCTTCCTTGAAGATATCGAAGCTATCATTTCTCGTGTCCCTGAAAACCGTCAAACCTTACTTTTCTCAGCAACTATGCCAGATGCCATCAAACGTATTGGTGTTCAGTTTATGAAAGAACCTGAGCATGTGAAGATTGCTGCTAAGGAATTGACAACAGAATTGGTTGACCAATACTATATCCGAGTTAAAGAGCAAGAAAAATTTGATACCATGACTCGTCTTATGGATGTGGAACAACCAGAACTTGCTATCGTATTTGGTCGTACCAAACGTCGTGTAGATGAATTGACTCGTGGTTTGAAAATCCGTGGCTTCCGTGCAGAAGGAATTCATGGAGACCTAGACCAAAACAAACGTCTTCGTGTCCTTCGTGACTTCAAAAACGGCAATCTAGATGTTTTGGTTGCAACAGACGTGGCAGCGCGTGGTTTGGATATTTCAGGTGTAACTCATGTCTATAATTACGATATTCCACAAGATCCTGAAAGTTATGTTCACCGTATCGGTCGTACAGGTCGTGCTGGTAAATCAGGTCAATCGATTACCTTTGTTGCTCCAAACGAAATGGGTTACCTTCAAATTATTGAAAACTTGACTAAGAAGCGCATGAAAGGTCTTAAACCTGCAAGTGCAGAAGAAGCCTTCCAAGCTAAGAAACAGGTTGCACTCAAGAAAATCGAACGTGATTTTGCAGATGAGACAATCCGTGGCAACTTTGAGAAATTTGGTAAGGATGCTCGCAAGTTGGCTGCTGAATTTACTCCAGAAGAATTGGCCATGTATATCTTGAGTCTGACTGTCCAAGATCCAGATAGCCTTCCTGAAGTGGAGATTGCGCGTGAAAAACCACTGCCATTTAAACCATCAGGTAATGGCTTCGGTGGTAAAGGTAAGGGAGGTCGTCGTGGAGATGACCGTCGTGATCGCGAACGCCGTGGCAATGGTCGCCGTGATGATTTCAAAAACGGCAGTCGTGGAAATGATCGTTATGATAAGGAAAAACGTTATCGTAAGGATAATAAAAAACCACGCAATACTTCAAGTGAAAAGCAAACAGGCTTTGTTATTCGTAACAAGGGCGATAAATAAGAAAAAGCGGTTCAAAATGTACTGACCCCAAAAAGTTAGACAATTAATTTATCCAAAGGATTTAGTTCTGTATTGCACAGGGCTAAGTCCTTTTAGTTTTACCTTAATTCGTTTATTGTTGTAGTAATCAATATAGTCTACAATGGCTTGTTCCAATTGCTTAAGCGACTGAAATGACTTCTCATAACCATAAAACATCTCCGATTTCAGAATGCCAAAGAAAGATTCCATCATGCCGTTGTCTGGGCTGTTACCTTTACGTGACATGGATGCTTGAATTCCCTTACCCTCTAGAAACTGATGATAAGAATCGTGTTGATATTGCCAGCCTTGGTCACTATGGAGAATCGTATTCTCGTAGCGCTTCTCTGTGAATGCTTGTTCCAACATTGTTTTTACTTGTTCTAAGTTGGGTGAAGTTGAAAGATTATAGGCGATAATTTCGCTATTAAAGCCATCTAAAACTGGTGATAAGTAAAGCTTTTGAGCGCTTGCTGGAATGGCAAATTCTGTCACGTCCGTATAACACTTTTCCATTGGTTTAGCTGCTTCAAATTGGCGTTGAATAAGGTTGTCTGCTTTCTTGCCAACATCTCCTTTATGAGAAGAATACTTGCGTTTCTTGCGGATTCTAGCTTGTAAATTGAGCACTTTCATCAAGCGTTGAACTCTTTTATGATTGACC
The Streptococcus toyakuensis genome window above contains:
- a CDS encoding DEAD/DEAH box helicase, giving the protein MKFNELNLSADLLAEIEKAGFVEASPIQEQTIPLALEGKDVIGQAQTGTGKTAAFGLPTLEKIRTEEATIQALVIAPTRELAVQSQEELFRFGRSKGVKVRSVYGGSSIEKQIKALKSGAHIVVGTPGRLLDLIKRKALKLQDIETLILDEADEMLNMGFLEDIEAIISRVPENRQTLLFSATMPDAIKRIGVQFMKEPEHVKIAAKELTTELVDQYYIRVKEQEKFDTMTRLMDVEQPELAIVFGRTKRRVDELTRGLKIRGFRAEGIHGDLDQNKRLRVLRDFKNGNLDVLVATDVAARGLDISGVTHVYNYDIPQDPESYVHRIGRTGRAGKSGQSITFVAPNEMGYLQIIENLTKKRMKGLKPASAEEAFQAKKQVALKKIERDFADETIRGNFEKFGKDARKLAAEFTPEELAMYILSLTVQDPDSLPEVEIAREKPLPFKPSGNGFGGKGKGGRRGDDRRDRERRGNGRRDDFKNGSRGNDRYDKEKRYRKDNKKPRNTSSEKQTGFVIRNKGDK
- the murT gene encoding lipid II isoglutaminyl synthase subunit MurT, with protein sequence MKLKTTLGLLAGRSSHFILSRLGRGSTLPGKLALQFDKDILQNLAKNYEIVVVTGTNGKTLTTALTVGILKEVYGQVLTNPSGANMITGIATTFLTAKSSKTGKNIAVLEIDEASLSRICDYIQPSLFVITNIFRDQMDRYGEIYTTYKMILDAIRKVPTATVLLNGDSPLFYKPDIPNHVQYFGFDLEKGPAREAHYNTEGILCPDCQGILKYEHNTYANLGAYICEGCGCKRPDLDYRLTDLVELTNNRSRFVIDGQEYGIQIGGLYNIYNALAAVAIARFLGADSQLIKQGFDKSRAVFGRQETFHIGDKECTLVLIKNPVGATQAIEMIKLAPYPFSLSVLLNANYADGIDTSWIWDADFEQITEMDIPEINAGGVRHSEIARRLRVTGYPADKITETSSLEQVLKTIEAQDCKHAYILATYTAMLEFRELLANRQLVRKEMN
- a CDS encoding FAD-containing oxidoreductase, with the protein product MLTYDLIVIGFGKAGKTLAGKLASAGKKVALVERSKAMYGGTCINIGCIPTKTLLVAAEKDLSFEEVIATKNTITSRLNGKNYATVAGTGVDIFDAEAHFLSNKVIEIQAGDEKKELTAETIVINTGAVSNVLPIPGLATSKNVFDSTGIQNLDKLPENLGVLGGGNIGLEFAGLYNKLGSKVTVLDALDTFLPRAEPSIAALAKQYMEEDGIELLQNIRTTEIKNDGDQVLVVTENETYRFDALLYATGRKPNVEPLQLENTDIELTERGAIKVDKHCQTNVPGVFAVGDVNGGLQFTYISLDDFRVVYSYLAGDGSYTLEDRLNVPNTMFITPALSQVGLTESQAADLKLPYAVKEIPVAAMPRGHVNGDLRGAFKAVVNTETKEILGASIFSEGSQEIINIITVAMDNKIPYTYFTKQIFTHPTLAENLNDLFAI